TTCGGCGACGACCTCGGCGCCCAGTGCCTTGATGCGTTCGAACTCGCCGTTCACGTCCGCGGTGGCGAAGTTGAGCATGATGCGCCCGGGCTGGGGGTTCTTGCCCTTGACCTCACTGT
This sequence is a window from Euzebyales bacterium. Protein-coding genes within it:
- a CDS encoding VOC family protein, with translation SEVKGKNPQPGRIMLNFATADVNGEFERIKALGAEVVAEPYEPGGGGMVMCTFADPDGNYFQLTTPWEPEST